A stretch of Sulfurimonas xiamenensis DNA encodes these proteins:
- a CDS encoding thioredoxin family protein: MKIEILGTGCAKCKTLEEAAKQAVAKIGGFHSVEKVEDIVKIMNYNVISTPALVVDNVVKSSGKVLSVDEIVKILKES, from the coding sequence ATGAAAATTGAGATACTGGGCACAGGGTGTGCAAAATGTAAAACACTTGAGGAAGCTGCAAAGCAGGCTGTAGCAAAAATCGGCGGGTTTCACAGTGTAGAGAAAGTTGAAGATATTGTAAAAATAATGAATTATAATGTTATAAGCACACCTGCTCTTGTTGTTGACAATGTTGTAAAAAGCAGCGGAAAAGTTTTAAGTGTTGATGAGATTGTAAAGATACTTAAGGAGTCTTAA
- a CDS encoding cation diffusion facilitator family transporter, with product MRYSDLKSKKIMFVAMLNIIIVVLEFIFGFISNSLALITDAVHNLGDVLALFVALIASYYALKSATSKMTFGYIRFEMMAAFVNSLFLCITMIYVLYEAAIRFMNPVLIDAKSVIVVASVALVVNSISAYLLRDNPDLHSHEHHHEDLNVKAAYLHMFGDAVISLGVVLGAVMTLYFQVLYIDPLLTFVFGTYILISSFKVLKKSFLSLIDANINGTKEYEELLLSFEEICAVHDIHLTLPSSKDKYFSAHIVLKSSKSLEEIEHLIENIRFSLKENFGVTHVIIQPETTKYMQTNDCYCISH from the coding sequence ATGAGATATTCAGATTTAAAATCTAAAAAAATTATGTTTGTTGCTATGTTAAATATAATCATAGTTGTTTTGGAATTTATATTTGGTTTTATCTCAAATTCACTTGCATTGATTACGGATGCAGTTCATAATCTTGGTGATGTTTTGGCTCTTTTTGTAGCGCTCATAGCATCTTATTATGCACTTAAATCTGCTACTTCAAAGATGACATTCGGATATATTCGCTTCGAAATGATGGCAGCATTTGTAAATTCACTTTTTTTATGTATTACTATGATTTATGTTTTATATGAGGCTGCTATAAGATTTATGAATCCGGTGCTTATAGATGCAAAGAGTGTGATAGTTGTCGCGTCTGTAGCTTTGGTTGTAAATAGTATCAGTGCTTATCTTCTTAGAGACAATCCTGATTTGCACTCTCACGAACACCATCATGAAGATTTAAATGTAAAAGCTGCATATCTGCATATGTTTGGAGATGCAGTAATCTCTCTTGGAGTAGTTTTAGGAGCCGTTATGACGCTTTATTTTCAAGTTCTTTATATTGATCCTCTTTTGACTTTTGTTTTTGGCACATATATATTAATAAGCAGTTTTAAAGTTTTAAAAAAAAGTTTTTTGAGTTTAATAGATGCAAATATAAATGGAACAAAAGAGTATGAAGAACTTCTTTTGTCTTTTGAAGAAATATGTGCCGTGCATGATATCCATTTAACTCTGCCATCATCAAAAGATAAATATTTTTCTGCTCATATAGTACTCAAATCGAGTAAATCTCTTGAAGAGATTGAGCATCTAATTGAAAACATCCGCTTCAGTCTTAAAGAGAATTTCGGGGTTACACATGTGATTATTCAGCCTGAAACAACGAAATATATGCAGACAAACGATTGTTATTGCATAAGTCATTAA